One window of Pithys albifrons albifrons isolate INPA30051 chromosome 18, PitAlb_v1, whole genome shotgun sequence genomic DNA carries:
- the LOC139680416 gene encoding thyrotropin-releasing hormone receptor-like, with the protein MENGSASPGAALGGSGNQSLGRMPRQPLELQVVTILLVLLICGVGIAGNAMVVLVVLRTKHMVTPTNCYLVSLAVADLIVLLAAGLPNISEVVASWVYGYAGCLCITYLQYLGINISAWSIAAFTVERYIAICHAIKAQLLCTVSRAKRIIASLWLFTSLYCLMWFFLVDTTQVTFSDGAQVSCGYRVSRSLYMPIYFLDFAVFYIIPLGLATVLYGLIARILFMSPLPATPQHSCLGSMHQGSSLKLSCRGNKGALSSRKQVTKMLAVVVVLFALLWMPYRTLVVVNSFMDPPYLNTWFLLFCRMCIYLNSAINPIIYNLMSQKFRAAFRKLYKCEEKSAEHPVPCTALVSYSVVKDCSHDSSDHVTEQEDLNRLPAPVKKNKQILGP; encoded by the exons ATGGAGAACGGCTCGGCCAGCCCGGGAGCCGCGCTGGGCGGCAGCGGCAACCAGAGCCTGGGCAGGATGCCCCGGcagcctctggagctgcaggtggtcaccatcctgctggtgctgctcatcTGCGGGGTGGGCATCGCGGGCAATGCAATGGTGGTGTTGGTGGTGCTGCGAACCAAGCACATGGTGACCCCCACCAACTGCTACCTGGTGAGCCTGGCGGTGGCCGACCTCATCGTGCTGCTGGCGGCCGGGCTGCCCAACATCTCTGAAGTGGTGGCTTCTTGGGTGTACGGCTACGCCGGCTGCCTCTGCATCACCTATTTGCAGTACCTGGGCATCAACATCTCTGCCTGGTCCATCGCTGCCTTCACGGTGGAGCGGTACATCGCCATCTGCCATGCCATCaaagcacagctcctgtgcacCGTGTCCCGTGCCAAGCGCATCATCGCCTCGCTGTGGCTCTTCACCTCCCTGTATTGCCTCATGTGGTTCTTTCTGGTGGACACGACCCAGGTCACCTTCTCGGATGGGGCACAGGTCAGCTGCGGCTACCGGGTGTCCAGAAGCCTTTACATGCCCATTTACTTCTTGGATTTTGCTGTCTTCTACATCATCCCACTGGGGCTGGCAACCGTCCTCTACGGCCTCATTGCCCGCATCCTCTTCATGAGCCCCCTGCCTGCCACCCCGCAGCATTCCTGCCTGGGCTCCATGCACCAGGGCAGCTccctcaagctctcctgccgGGGCAACAAGGGGGCTCTGAGCTCCCGCAAGCAG GTGACCAAAATGCTGGCTGTCGTGGTGGTCCTCTTTGCCCTGCTGTGGATGCCTTATCGCACACTGGTGGTTGTGAACTCCTTCATGGACCCTCCCTACCTGAACACCTGGTTCCTTCTCTTCTGCCGCATGTGCATCTACCTGAACAGTGCCATCAACCCCATCATCTACAACCTCATGTCACAGAAGTTCAGGGCTGCCTTTAGGAAGTTATACAAGTGTGAGGAGAAGAGTGCTGAGCACCCTGTCCCGTGCACTGCCCTGGTGTCCTACAGTGTAGTGAAGGACTGTTCCCATGACAGCTCTGATCACGTCACCGAACAAGAAGACCTGAACAGGCTCCCTGCGCCTGTAAAGAAGAACAAGCAAATCCTAGGACCCTGA